One Polyangiaceae bacterium DNA window includes the following coding sequences:
- the tssG gene encoding type VI secretion system baseplate subunit TssG, which produces MGAEERQLEPHLTPPTDGAELSPAEQQARAQTLILAKVSELEHNARRYSFFRLVYILERLFPGSAPVGQLGPASQERIRLRADTSLIFASTDVSELKQEKYPDEQERMRLTATFLGLYGSVSPLPTHFVEDLAQDDYQGGPHPKREFLDVFNHRLLSLFYRAFTKYRHSVGYRKKGDDAFTRRLLCAAGIDGFRDHKSPLHRFLYMRYAPLLASRSRSARGLEVVLKDLFGSMGVGIEQFVGHWILLEKPLRNKIGVANYQLGESLTIGKWVYDGAGRFKIVLGPLKYDEYISFLPGGSNRPVLKAAVDTLTRGACDATLELHVGTEDAPRFQLASPRSSTLSRTTWLGGPIGQNFVIQVPLDDKPKPGSGQGDDEEEERLEPPPLPY; this is translated from the coding sequence ATGGGAGCCGAAGAGCGGCAGCTTGAACCTCATCTGACGCCGCCAACCGACGGCGCCGAGTTGTCGCCTGCCGAGCAGCAGGCGCGAGCGCAGACGCTCATCCTCGCCAAGGTTTCCGAGCTCGAGCACAACGCTCGCCGCTACTCGTTCTTCCGTCTCGTCTACATCCTCGAACGTCTCTTCCCCGGCAGCGCACCCGTTGGCCAACTCGGCCCCGCTTCGCAGGAACGGATCCGGCTTCGCGCGGACACGAGCCTCATCTTCGCGTCGACCGACGTCAGCGAGCTCAAGCAGGAGAAGTACCCGGACGAACAGGAACGCATGCGGCTCACCGCGACGTTCCTTGGTCTGTACGGTTCGGTGTCACCGCTGCCCACGCACTTCGTCGAAGACCTTGCGCAAGACGACTATCAGGGCGGCCCGCATCCGAAGCGCGAGTTCCTCGATGTCTTCAACCATCGCCTGCTGTCGCTCTTCTATCGCGCGTTCACGAAGTACAGGCACTCGGTTGGGTATCGAAAGAAGGGCGATGATGCCTTCACGCGACGTTTGCTTTGCGCCGCGGGCATCGACGGCTTTCGCGATCACAAGAGCCCCCTGCATCGCTTTCTCTACATGCGTTACGCGCCGCTTCTCGCATCACGTTCTCGTTCGGCGCGTGGTCTCGAAGTCGTCCTGAAGGATCTCTTCGGAAGCATGGGCGTGGGCATCGAGCAGTTCGTCGGACACTGGATCCTTTTGGAAAAACCGCTGCGCAACAAGATTGGCGTAGCGAACTATCAGCTCGGCGAGAGCCTCACGATCGGCAAGTGGGTGTACGACGGAGCAGGTCGCTTCAAGATCGTCCTCGGACCACTCAAGTACGACGAGTACATCTCGTTTCTCCCTGGTGGCTCGAATCGCCCGGTGCTCAAGGCCGCCGTCGACACACTCACGCGCGGCGCGTGCGACGCGACGCTCGAGCTTCATGTCGGAACGGAGGACGCGCCGCGGTTTCAGCTCGCATCACCGCGTTCGTCGACCCTTTCACGCACGACGTGGCTTGGTGGTCCGATTGGTCAAAACTTTGTGATCCAAGTACCTCTCGACGACAAACCCAAGCCTGGTAGCGGTCAAGGCGACGACGAGGAAGAAGAGCGACTCGAGCCGCCGCCGCTTCCGTACTGA